In Duganella zoogloeoides, a single genomic region encodes these proteins:
- a CDS encoding hybrid sensor histidine kinase/response regulator — MPDSRRSRTLIVATGAALLLTIGVTLGVALYGARDSEIEEWREQLDGTALLLAEQTAHEMGAADLVLDGMLERIRLLGVRDGDELRRRLGGREEFERLQERNRVLPQIDVASIVAADGQVINFTRSFPTPPINLAERDYFQAHRARAGLGLFISAPVRNKGNGAWTFYLSRRIAAPDGSFIGVVLVGISSRQISNFYGKIKLDVQATVTLFQRNRTVLARWPADDAVLGTTARDMRSYEEIERQLRTAGTAVDHAPYPAPGASQTRTLAAQRVIPHYPLMIKVAIPEQVFLEQWLFFARQLGLVGAVCGLAVLAACVTVWRAMHKRDLALREQRALKAAADQANEAKSVFLAMMSHEIRTPLTAIIGFAEQLAQQGPTQAGELGGIIARNGQHLLQLINDVLDMSKVESGKLVLEQLPFSPAQVLDTVSALMAGAARQRAIAYTAELRATVPRQVLGDPTRWRQILLNLVSNAIKFTEEGTVNVALWYDHEHEVLSCSVRDTGIGMNAQQVAALFTPFNQADSTVARRFGGTGLGLYLVHQLASAMGGGVTVESSPGAGTTMTVSVHAPAAALALPEVAPCADCAPPQLAGRVLVAEDGADNRMLVRALLESMGVEVLVADNGEQAVERALATLPDLVLMDIHMPVQDGVTATGRLRQAGFQRPVVALTADVMTKDRARYLAAGFDDCLAKPIDRAAFQRVVAQHLPKPALAAHFSDLPGFAALTATFRDGIAQRVAGIAAALAGDDLAAVIYEAHSIKGSAATFGCPATGQCAEVLEAACRSGDRAGAAAALAALEQASAREAAGV; from the coding sequence ATGCCCGATTCCAGACGCTCCCGCACCCTCATCGTCGCCACCGGCGCCGCCCTGCTACTGACCATCGGGGTGACGCTGGGCGTGGCGTTGTACGGCGCCAGGGATAGTGAAATCGAGGAGTGGCGCGAACAGCTCGACGGCACGGCCTTGCTGCTGGCCGAACAGACGGCGCACGAGATGGGCGCTGCCGACCTGGTACTCGATGGCATGCTCGAACGCATACGGCTGCTGGGGGTGCGCGACGGCGACGAGTTGCGCCGGCGTCTCGGCGGCCGCGAAGAATTCGAGCGGCTGCAGGAGCGCAACCGCGTGCTGCCGCAGATCGACGTGGCCAGCATCGTGGCAGCCGATGGCCAGGTCATCAACTTCACCCGCAGTTTTCCAACACCGCCGATCAACCTGGCCGAACGCGACTACTTCCAGGCGCACCGCGCGCGCGCCGGCCTGGGCCTGTTCATCAGCGCGCCGGTGCGCAACAAGGGCAATGGCGCCTGGACCTTCTATCTCTCGCGCCGTATCGCGGCGCCCGATGGCAGCTTTATCGGGGTGGTGCTGGTGGGCATATCGAGCCGGCAGATCAGCAATTTCTACGGCAAGATCAAGCTCGATGTCCAGGCCACGGTGACGCTGTTCCAGCGCAACCGTACCGTGCTGGCGCGCTGGCCCGCCGACGACGCCGTGCTGGGCACCACGGCCCGCGACATGCGCAGCTACGAAGAGATCGAGCGCCAGTTGCGCACGGCCGGCACGGCGGTGGACCATGCGCCGTACCCGGCGCCGGGCGCCAGCCAGACCCGCACGCTGGCAGCCCAGCGTGTGATCCCGCATTATCCGCTGATGATCAAGGTCGCCATCCCGGAGCAGGTATTTCTTGAGCAATGGCTGTTCTTTGCCCGGCAACTGGGGCTGGTGGGCGCCGTATGCGGGCTGGCCGTGCTGGCGGCCTGCGTGACGGTCTGGCGCGCCATGCACAAGCGCGACCTGGCGCTGCGCGAGCAGCGCGCGCTCAAGGCGGCAGCCGACCAGGCCAACGAAGCCAAGTCGGTATTCCTGGCCATGATGAGCCACGAGATCCGCACCCCGCTGACGGCAATCATCGGCTTTGCCGAACAGCTGGCGCAACAAGGCCCCACGCAAGCGGGGGAACTGGGCGGCATCATTGCGCGCAATGGCCAGCACCTGCTGCAACTGATCAATGACGTGCTCGACATGTCGAAGGTGGAATCGGGCAAGCTGGTGCTCGAGCAGCTGCCCTTTTCGCCGGCGCAGGTGCTCGATACGGTGTCGGCACTGATGGCTGGCGCAGCGCGCCAGCGCGCCATCGCCTACACGGCCGAACTGCGCGCGACGGTGCCGCGGCAAGTGCTGGGCGACCCCACGCGCTGGCGCCAGATCCTGCTCAACCTGGTCTCGAACGCCATCAAGTTTACCGAGGAGGGCACGGTCAACGTGGCGTTGTGGTACGACCACGAGCACGAGGTCCTGTCCTGCAGCGTGCGCGATACCGGCATCGGCATGAATGCGCAGCAGGTGGCCGCGCTGTTTACGCCGTTTAACCAGGCCGACAGCACCGTGGCCCGGCGGTTCGGCGGCACCGGCCTGGGGCTGTACCTGGTGCACCAGCTGGCCAGTGCCATGGGCGGCGGCGTGACCGTGGAGAGCAGCCCGGGCGCCGGCACCACGATGACAGTGTCGGTGCACGCGCCGGCGGCGGCGCTGGCCCTGCCTGAAGTGGCGCCGTGCGCCGACTGCGCGCCGCCGCAACTGGCCGGCCGGGTGCTGGTCGCCGAAGATGGCGCCGACAACCGCATGCTGGTGCGGGCGCTGCTCGAGAGCATGGGCGTGGAGGTGCTGGTCGCCGACAACGGCGAGCAGGCCGTGGAGCGCGCACTGGCCACGCTGCCCGACCTGGTGCTGATGGATATCCACATGCCGGTACAGGACGGCGTGACCGCCACCGGGCGCCTGCGCCAGGCCGGCTTCCAGCGGCCGGTGGTGGCGCTCACCGCCGACGTGATGACGAAGGACCGGGCCCGCTACCTGGCGGCCGGTTTCGACGATTGCCTGGCCAAGCCGATCGACCGCGCAGCGTTCCAGCGCGTAGTGGCGCAGCACCTGCCCAAGCCGGCGCTGGCGGCACACTTTTCGGACTTGCCAGGGTTTGCAGCGCTGACTGCGACCTTCCGGGACGGGATAGCGCAGCGGGTGGCCGGGATTGCTGCCGCGCTGGCCGGCGACGACCTGGCCGCAGTGATCTACGAAGCCCATTCGATCAAAGGGTCGGCGGCCACCTTCGGCTGCCCCGCAACCGGGCAGTGTGCGGAAGTGCTGGAAGCGGCTTGCCGCAGCGGCGACCGGGCCGGCGCTGCCGCCGCGCTGGCGGCGCTGGAGCAGGCCAGCGCGCGCGAGGCGGCCGGCGTCTGA
- a CDS encoding HD domain-containing phosphohydrolase encodes MKVLVIDDDQINLDLFCLMLSMLDMAAPVPVRHAQAALDWCADHTPDLVVVDYLMPDLDGLTFLRRFRALPGMREVPVVMVTGATEMAVRHEALRLSANDFLTKPVNGIEFNVRIGNLLALQQARQQLAQRAETLDLAVRKATADIVAREHEAIHRLSRAAEFRDADTGFHLSRMAAYSRLIAVQLGLPEAECDLVRDAAPMHDIGKVGIADAVLLKPGPLNDEERKIMQRHPQIGADILAGSESPLLQAGAVIAISHHERYDGGGYPHGLAGEAIPLYGRIIAVADVFDALTNARPYKPAWPLERAVEFLRSQKGTHFDPACVEALLHDMDAILAIQHRFHQPLEDAN; translated from the coding sequence ATGAAAGTACTGGTAATTGACGACGACCAGATCAACCTCGATCTCTTCTGCCTGATGCTCAGCATGCTCGACATGGCCGCCCCGGTGCCGGTCAGGCACGCCCAGGCGGCGCTCGACTGGTGCGCCGACCATACGCCCGACCTGGTCGTGGTCGACTACCTGATGCCCGACCTGGACGGCCTGACGTTCCTGCGCCGCTTCCGCGCCTTGCCCGGCATGCGCGAGGTGCCGGTGGTGATGGTGACCGGCGCCACCGAAATGGCGGTGCGCCACGAGGCGCTGCGCCTGAGCGCCAACGATTTTCTCACCAAGCCGGTCAACGGCATCGAGTTCAATGTGCGGATCGGCAACCTGCTGGCGTTGCAGCAAGCCCGCCAGCAACTGGCGCAGCGCGCCGAGACGCTCGACCTCGCGGTGCGCAAGGCCACTGCCGACATCGTCGCCCGCGAACACGAAGCCATCCACCGCCTGTCCCGCGCGGCCGAGTTCCGTGATGCCGACACCGGTTTCCACCTGTCGCGCATGGCTGCTTATTCGCGCCTGATCGCAGTCCAGCTGGGCCTGCCGGAAGCGGAGTGCGACCTGGTGCGCGATGCGGCGCCGATGCACGACATCGGCAAGGTGGGCATTGCCGACGCCGTGCTGCTCAAGCCCGGCCCGCTCAATGACGAGGAGCGCAAGATCATGCAGCGCCATCCGCAGATCGGCGCCGATATCCTGGCCGGCAGCGAATCGCCGCTGCTGCAGGCGGGCGCCGTGATCGCCATCAGCCACCATGAACGCTATGATGGCGGCGGTTACCCGCACGGCCTGGCCGGTGAAGCGATCCCGCTGTACGGCCGCATCATCGCCGTGGCGGACGTGTTCGATGCCCTGACCAATGCCCGTCCGTACAAGCCGGCCTGGCCGCTGGAACGGGCGGTCGAGTTTTTGCGCAGCCAGAAGGGCACGCACTTCGACCCGGCCTGCGTGGAGGCGCTGCTGCACGACATGGACGCCATCCTGGCCATCCAGCACCGCTTTCACCAACCGCTGGAAGATGCAAATTAG
- a CDS encoding universal stress protein, producing MFTHILFPTDGGAPSLEAMVPCARLALSVGARLTVLHVSAPLHFLTVRPGLLTDMAPLYSVHRHDVANACAEQVAAVARAHGVACDTLVVEHESPCQAIIEAARTQHCDLVAMASHGLGGWRAWLIGSETHKVLSHSTIPVLVLRQQDSQPA from the coding sequence ATGTTCACACATATATTATTTCCCACCGATGGCGGCGCGCCATCGCTCGAAGCGATGGTGCCGTGCGCACGGCTGGCGCTCTCGGTCGGTGCCCGGCTGACGGTGCTGCACGTTAGCGCGCCGCTGCATTTCCTCACCGTGCGCCCAGGGTTGCTGACCGACATGGCGCCGCTGTATTCAGTCCATCGCCATGACGTGGCCAACGCCTGCGCAGAGCAGGTGGCCGCTGTCGCCAGGGCTCACGGCGTTGCATGCGACACCCTGGTCGTGGAGCATGAGTCCCCCTGCCAAGCCATCATCGAAGCGGCTCGCACGCAACATTGCGACCTGGTGGCGATGGCTTCGCACGGACTGGGCGGCTGGCGTGCGTGGTTGATCGGCAGCGAAACCCACAAGGTCCTGTCGCACAGCACCATACCGGTGCTGGTATTGCGACAACAGGATTCGCAGCCAGCCTGA
- a CDS encoding sensor histidine kinase, giving the protein MTTRLYSGRWRLVGATLLCMLLIFAGIGLGAHHVARRESDELFSARLATSARVLEALVAHQVSSATISRPLVIALPHELETDPSNLPRMYGHRYETKIAFQVWRDDGALLAKSASSPVEALAPLKAGFSEQMIDGVPWQVFALRSANVWVLTAEKDEVRQEMSHDIGMSILTPLAVGGVFMLIAVNLLLLRSMRPLAQLAARIAARKPESLEPLALPATPVELAPIITELNHLLDRIRAAFEREQRFLNAAAHEIRTPIAAVQLHMENALRAEGPQQLQTSLQCAMDGARRTSKLAEQLLALGRLTAGNDAEPLRRLSMPELCCEVIGAVEPLVARRGQSVGLDVQQPCHVRGEPTQLQRLLQNLIDNASTHGDPHGDIAVTLDMVDGSVLLGVANDGPPIPQAELAHIFTPYYRVPGAQSGGHGLGLAIVKEIVEQHQGHILVQTRANGQGTLVLVSLAAVA; this is encoded by the coding sequence ATGACGACCCGGCTCTATTCCGGCCGCTGGCGCCTGGTGGGCGCCACCCTGCTGTGCATGCTGCTGATCTTTGCCGGCATCGGTCTTGGCGCGCACCACGTGGCGCGCCGCGAATCGGACGAGCTGTTCAGCGCCAGGCTGGCCACGTCCGCGCGCGTGCTCGAAGCGCTGGTGGCGCACCAGGTGTCGTCGGCCACCATCAGCCGGCCGCTGGTGATCGCCTTGCCGCACGAGCTGGAAACCGATCCCAGCAACCTGCCCCGGATGTACGGCCACCGCTACGAAACCAAGATCGCGTTCCAGGTGTGGCGCGACGACGGCGCCTTGCTGGCCAAGTCGGCGTCGTCCCCGGTCGAGGCGCTGGCGCCGCTGAAGGCCGGTTTTTCCGAACAGATGATCGACGGCGTGCCGTGGCAAGTGTTTGCGCTGCGCTCGGCCAACGTGTGGGTGCTGACCGCCGAAAAGGACGAGGTGCGCCAGGAAATGTCGCACGACATCGGCATGTCGATCCTGACGCCGCTGGCCGTGGGCGGCGTGTTCATGCTCATTGCCGTGAACCTGCTGCTGCTGCGCAGCATGCGGCCGCTGGCGCAGCTGGCCGCCCGCATCGCCGCACGCAAGCCGGAGTCGCTCGAGCCGCTGGCGCTGCCCGCCACGCCGGTGGAGCTGGCGCCCATCATCACCGAGCTCAATCACCTGCTCGATCGCATCCGCGCCGCGTTCGAGCGCGAGCAGCGCTTCCTCAACGCCGCCGCGCACGAGATCCGCACGCCGATCGCCGCTGTCCAGCTGCACATGGAAAACGCGCTGCGTGCGGAAGGGCCGCAACAGCTGCAAACGTCGCTGCAATGCGCGATGGACGGCGCCCGCCGCACCAGCAAGCTGGCCGAGCAGCTGCTGGCGCTGGGCCGCCTGACCGCCGGCAACGACGCCGAACCGCTGCGCCGGCTATCGATGCCGGAGCTGTGCTGCGAGGTGATCGGCGCGGTGGAACCGCTGGTGGCGCGGCGCGGCCAAAGCGTGGGCCTCGATGTGCAGCAGCCGTGCCACGTGCGGGGCGAGCCGACCCAGTTACAGCGGCTGCTGCAAAACCTGATCGACAATGCCTCGACGCACGGCGACCCGCACGGCGACATTGCGGTCACGCTCGACATGGTCGATGGCAGCGTGTTGCTGGGCGTGGCCAACGACGGTCCGCCGATCCCGCAGGCCGAACTGGCGCACATCTTCACCCCCTACTACCGGGTGCCGGGCGCGCAGTCCGGCGGCCATGGCCTGGGACTGGCGATCGTCAAGGAAATCGTCGAGCAGCACCAGGGCCATATTCTGGTGCAGACCCGCGCGAACGGGCAGGGCACGCTGGTGCTGGTCAGTTTGGCGGCGGTTGCCTGA
- a CDS encoding response regulator, translated as MRILLVEDDPLISQGLLVALRQAHYLVEHVGDGVAAVAAVADNPFDLMVLDLGLPGIDGTEVLKAARRAGNPIPVLILSARDAMRDRVEGLDLGADDYLVKPFELDELLARLRVLARRRTGRLVNQVQVGALKLEPENLGVQWQGQGVELQRLEFMLLLQLAEHPQRVFNRAQLEELLYGWGEGVESNSIDVHVHHLRRKITPAVIKTIRGVGYRLGDLAA; from the coding sequence TTGAGAATACTACTGGTCGAAGACGATCCGCTCATTTCGCAGGGCCTGCTGGTGGCGTTGCGGCAGGCGCATTACCTGGTCGAGCATGTCGGCGACGGCGTCGCTGCGGTCGCTGCCGTGGCCGACAATCCCTTCGACCTGATGGTGCTCGACCTCGGCTTGCCCGGGATCGACGGCACCGAGGTGCTGAAAGCGGCGCGCCGCGCCGGCAATCCGATTCCCGTGCTGATCCTGTCGGCGCGCGACGCCATGCGCGACCGCGTGGAGGGACTCGACCTGGGCGCGGACGATTACCTGGTCAAGCCGTTCGAACTCGACGAGTTGCTGGCCCGGCTGCGGGTACTGGCTCGGCGCCGCACCGGGCGCCTGGTCAACCAGGTGCAGGTAGGCGCGCTCAAACTGGAGCCGGAAAACCTTGGCGTGCAGTGGCAGGGGCAGGGCGTGGAGCTGCAGCGGCTCGAGTTCATGCTGCTGCTGCAATTGGCCGAGCACCCGCAACGCGTGTTCAACCGCGCCCAGCTCGAGGAACTGCTGTATGGCTGGGGCGAGGGCGTCGAGAGCAACAGCATCGACGTTCACGTCCACCACCTGCGGCGCAAGATCACCCCCGCCGTCATCAAGACCATCCGCGGCGTCGGCTACCGCCTCGGCGACCTGGCCGCATGA
- a CDS encoding tetratricopeptide repeat protein, whose protein sequence is MKIHYRFVLLLLMMLCCTRTAWAAASDDLVRLQQQWEQIRYRTPAPAREAQLERLLGEARKTTAANPGSADLLIWQAIIESTYAGEKGGLGALSNAKSARTALEQALAINPDALAGSAYTSLGSLYYQVPGWPIGFGDDKKALELLKKGLAVNPDGIDANYFYGDYLFRKGDYAEATRVLNKALQAPPRPGRAIADDGRRKEIDQLLDKIAAKAK, encoded by the coding sequence ATGAAAATCCACTATCGTTTTGTCCTGCTGTTGCTCATGATGCTGTGTTGCACGCGCACCGCGTGGGCGGCAGCCAGCGACGATCTCGTACGCTTGCAACAGCAATGGGAGCAAATCCGCTACCGCACACCGGCGCCGGCGCGCGAAGCGCAGCTCGAGCGCCTGCTGGGCGAGGCCCGCAAGACCACCGCCGCCAACCCCGGCAGCGCCGACCTGCTGATCTGGCAAGCCATCATCGAATCGACCTATGCCGGCGAAAAGGGCGGGCTGGGCGCACTGTCCAACGCCAAGTCCGCCAGGACCGCGCTGGAGCAGGCGCTGGCCATCAACCCGGACGCGCTGGCCGGTTCCGCCTATACCAGCCTCGGCTCGCTGTATTACCAGGTGCCGGGCTGGCCGATCGGCTTCGGCGACGACAAGAAGGCGCTGGAGTTGCTCAAGAAGGGCCTGGCCGTCAATCCGGACGGCATCGACGCCAATTATTTTTACGGCGATTACCTGTTCCGCAAGGGCGACTATGCGGAAGCAACCCGCGTACTGAACAAGGCGTTGCAGGCGCCGCCGCGGCCCGGGCGCGCCATCGCCGACGACGGCCGCCGCAAGGAAATCGATCAACTGCTGGACAAAATCGCGGCGAAAGCCAAATAA